One stretch of Desulfobulbaceae bacterium DNA includes these proteins:
- the rnc gene encoding ribonuclease III, translated as MNDLQQLIEANASNLSKLQSCLKYNFSDLSLLAKALCHRSFTHENTELNLQDNETLEFLGDAVLDLIISSLLIKTYPDMNEGELSKLRAALVNETHLAKMAKDFELEHCILLGRGEKKSGGNKKASILSSTYEAVLGALFLDSDFNTVCKLAEHHFSKKIGPTHRSLKQADAKSLLQELTQQKHNDTPTYILEKTEGPDHDKTFTVSVFFLGNVLATASAKSKKAAEQKAAELAVSVFNA; from the coding sequence ATGAATGATTTACAGCAATTAATAGAGGCTAACGCCTCTAATCTCTCCAAACTCCAAAGTTGCCTCAAATACAACTTTTCAGACCTCTCTTTGCTTGCAAAAGCCCTCTGTCACCGTTCATTTACCCATGAGAACACAGAGCTAAACCTGCAAGACAATGAGACCCTTGAATTTCTCGGTGACGCCGTCCTCGACCTTATTATCAGCTCTCTCTTGATCAAAACCTATCCGGACATGAATGAAGGAGAACTCAGCAAATTACGAGCGGCCTTAGTCAACGAAACTCACCTGGCAAAAATGGCTAAGGATTTTGAACTTGAGCATTGCATTTTGCTCGGCAGAGGCGAGAAAAAAAGTGGTGGCAACAAAAAAGCATCTATTTTGTCAAGTACCTACGAAGCAGTGCTGGGCGCCTTATTCCTCGACAGTGATTTCAATACGGTTTGCAAACTGGCAGAACATCATTTCAGCAAAAAAATCGGGCCTACTCACCGATCACTGAAACAAGCAGATGCAAAGAGCCTGTTACAAGAACTCACCCAGCAAAAACACAACGATACGCCAACCTATATTCTCGAAAAAACGGAAGGCCCCGACCACGATAAAACATTTACAGTCTCCGTTTTTTTTCTTGGTAACGTCCTGGCCACCGCTTCAGCCAAAAGTAAAAAAGCCGCTGAACAAAAGGCTGCCGAACTTGCTGTCTCCGTTTTCAATGCCTGA